A stretch of the Notolabrus celidotus isolate fNotCel1 chromosome 3, fNotCel1.pri, whole genome shotgun sequence genome encodes the following:
- the cplx3b gene encoding LOW QUALITY PROTEIN: complexin-3b (The sequence of the model RefSeq protein was modified relative to this genomic sequence to represent the inferred CDS: inserted 2 bases in 1 codon) produces MAFMVKHMVGGQLKNLTGGLTEEKPEAEKTDAAAXGMTQEEFEQYQQQLEEEKQEREADFAQKKAERATVRSHFRDKYRLPKNELDETQIQQAGDDVVLPTELAKMIAEDGQEEAHKQSVLGQLSNIQNLDVDQLKDKAQATLEDLKKQTENCSLM; encoded by the exons ATGGCTTTCATGGTGAAACACATGGTgggaggacagctgaagaaccTGACAGGCGGACTGACGGAGGAAAAACCTGAAGCTGAGAAAACAGACGCGGCGGC AGGGATGACTCAAGAGGAATTCGAACAGTATCAGCAACAGTTAGAGGAGGAAAA ACAGGAACGAGAAGCCGATTTTGCCCAGAAGAAAGCTGAGAGAGCCACAGTGAGAAGTCACTTCCGGGATAAGTACAGACTACCAAAG AATGAGCTGGATGAGACCCAGATCCAGCAGGCGGGGGACGACGTGGTGTTGCCCACAGAGCTGGCCAAGATGATCGCTGAGGATGGCCAGGAGGAGGCGCACAAGCAGTCGGTGCTGGGCCAGCTGTCCAACATCCAGAATCTAGACGTCGACCAGCTTAAAGACAAAGCTCAGGCCACACTGGAAGACCTCAAAAAGCAAACGGAGAATTGCAGCCTCATGTGA
- the LOC117810473 gene encoding LOW QUALITY PROTEIN: growth arrest-specific protein 1 (The sequence of the model RefSeq protein was modified relative to this genomic sequence to represent the inferred CDS: inserted 1 base in 1 codon; deleted 1 base in 1 codon) yields the protein VGCSALALLPWVLVALDAQLICWQALLRCHEEPECELAYSQYLAACEGNIRGTRKQCPSHCINALIRLNHTRSGPDLETCDCAQDPECLSAKRAIEPCLPRRHPSDAGGIGCMEARQRCEDDSSCQTSLTAYFVYCGQLFNGRKCSSKCKATIQQMLFIPNGKLLXRCVCDGVERPFCEVVKENMSKLCSIGDHSVCQTSLMLMIYTRMKTMIRKMTERRCLQIIPLLHRGQPSAEASCFSL from the exons GTTGGTTGCAGCGCCCTGGCACTTCTCCcctgggtgctggtggccttgGATGCCCAGCTAATCTGCTGGCAGGCGCTCCTCCGGTGCCACGAAGAGCCCGAGTGCGAACTTGCATACAGTCAATACTTAGCAGCCTGTGAGGGGAACATCAGAGGCACGAGGAAGCAGTGCCCCAGCCACTGCATCAACGCACTCATACGGCTGAATCACACGCGCAGCGGGCCGGACCTGGAGACCTGCGACTGCGCGCAGGACCCGGAGTGCCTGAGCGCCAAGCGAGCTATCGAGCCCTGCCTTCCCCGCAGACACCCGAGCGACGCTGGGGGGATCGGTTGCATGGAGGCCCGGCAGCGCTGCGAGGACGACAGCAGCTGCCAGACCTCTCTTACAGCCTACTTTGTC TACTGTGGCCAGCTGTTCAACGGCAGGAAGTGCTCCTCCAAGTGCAAAGCCACCATCCAGCAGATGCTCTTCATCCCAAACGGCAAGCTGC ACCGCTGTGTTTGTGATGGGGTCGAGAGGCCTTTCTGTGAAGTGGTCAAGGAGAACATGAGCAAACTTTGCTCCATTGGAGACCACAGTGTATGTCAGACCAGCCTGATGTTGATGATATATACGAGGATGAAGACTATGATCCGAAAaatgacagagaggaggtgtTTACAGATCATTCCTCTG